In Bradyrhizobium guangxiense, the following are encoded in one genomic region:
- a CDS encoding EthD family reductase, producing the protein MAEVVVLYKTPKDAAAFDKYYAETHIPLAKKLPGLKNYAVSKGPVASPAGPSGIHLVAILTFDSVADVQAAFGSPEGKATGADVPKFASGGGDILIFDTKDV; encoded by the coding sequence ATGGCTGAAGTCGTCGTGCTCTACAAAACGCCCAAGGATGCTGCCGCCTTCGACAAATATTACGCCGAGACGCACATTCCGCTCGCCAAGAAACTTCCCGGGCTGAAGAACTACGCCGTCAGCAAGGGGCCGGTCGCATCGCCCGCAGGTCCTTCCGGAATCCATCTCGTCGCCATTCTCACCTTCGACAGCGTCGCCGACGTCCAGGCGGCATTCGGCAGCCCGGAGGGCAAGGCGACCGGCGCCGACGTGCCGAAATTCGCCAGCGGCGGGGGCGACATCCTGATCTTCGACACCAAGGACGTGTGA
- a CDS encoding SGNH/GDSL hydrolase family protein has product MSAYMNRMLIGCAVLLIGAVAAGASLAKKQAFLESHRRSRQVILHYTLSRVDKPIIVVGDSVVEASALPRELCGHPIVNAGLDGASTTSDLGNWLMDVLDGRPAAAIVMALGINDALGAARDLPQFKANYSALLAQLSETKARLVVLAVPPLEVSTRLTAEAQTKAMRLIESYNSALPELALRGGATFAALPPMPAPHTIDGVHLNAVGYQTWNQAVLQGASVLCSTN; this is encoded by the coding sequence TTGAGCGCCTACATGAACAGGATGCTTATCGGCTGTGCGGTCCTCTTGATCGGCGCTGTTGCGGCCGGGGCCTCTCTTGCCAAGAAGCAGGCGTTTCTTGAATCGCATCGCCGGAGCCGGCAAGTCATCCTCCATTACACGCTGTCCCGGGTCGATAAGCCCATCATCGTTGTCGGCGATAGCGTCGTCGAGGCCTCTGCGCTGCCGCGCGAACTCTGCGGCCATCCGATCGTCAATGCCGGCCTCGACGGCGCCTCGACAACGAGCGACCTGGGCAATTGGCTGATGGATGTGCTCGACGGGAGACCTGCTGCCGCGATCGTGATGGCTTTGGGAATCAACGATGCGCTGGGAGCTGCGCGTGACTTGCCGCAGTTCAAGGCGAATTACAGCGCATTGTTGGCGCAGCTTTCGGAGACCAAGGCCCGTCTTGTGGTGCTGGCGGTTCCGCCGCTCGAGGTTTCAACTCGCCTGACCGCCGAGGCGCAAACGAAAGCGATGCGCCTGATCGAGAGTTACAATTCCGCTCTACCCGAGCTCGCTTTGCGTGGCGGCGCGACCTTTGCCGCGCTGCCGCCCATGCCAGCGCCGCACACGATCGACGGGGTGCATCTGAACGCCGTCGGCTATCAGACGTGGAATCAAGCCGTCTTGCAGGGAGCATCCGTGCTATGCAGCACGAATTGA
- a CDS encoding Bug family tripartite tricarboxylate transporter substrate binding protein — protein sequence MRLIWIAIAAAAAMLAAPASGQQWPARSVKLIVPYPAGGNVDSAARIVADKLQEKLGQPFIIENKAGAGGMIAGEAFAKSAPDGYTLFVGANGPVLFATEINKREAYNWKKDFLPISTISMTPLVLEVHPSVQATNFKEFIDLAKREPGKLTMASPGPGTTNHLLSELMQSNLDLQWVTAHYRGNAPAINDLLGGQVQFAFDQLTVSLQHIKAGLFRPLAVTSPHRLKSLPDVPTFTELGYKDFDGQTFTGLFAPAGTPAAVVEKLHETLVAILKDPGVVDKFEKLGGEATAMTPDEFKAYLEREDAKWIPVVRKANIRAD from the coding sequence ATGAGATTAATCTGGATTGCCATAGCTGCTGCAGCCGCGATGCTGGCGGCGCCCGCATCGGGCCAGCAATGGCCGGCCCGCAGCGTCAAGCTGATCGTGCCTTATCCCGCCGGCGGCAACGTCGACAGCGCCGCGCGCATCGTCGCCGACAAGCTTCAGGAAAAGCTCGGCCAGCCTTTCATCATCGAGAACAAGGCCGGCGCCGGCGGCATGATCGCGGGCGAGGCCTTCGCCAAGTCGGCGCCCGACGGCTACACGCTGTTCGTCGGCGCCAACGGTCCGGTGCTGTTCGCAACGGAGATCAACAAGCGCGAGGCCTATAATTGGAAGAAGGACTTCCTGCCGATCTCGACCATCTCGATGACACCTTTGGTGCTTGAGGTGCATCCGTCGGTACAGGCGACGAACTTCAAGGAGTTCATCGACCTCGCCAAGCGCGAGCCCGGCAAGTTGACGATGGCCTCGCCTGGTCCCGGCACTACCAACCACCTGCTCAGCGAGCTGATGCAGTCCAATCTCGACCTGCAATGGGTCACCGCGCATTACCGCGGCAACGCGCCGGCGATCAACGACCTGCTCGGCGGCCAGGTGCAGTTCGCGTTCGACCAGCTCACGGTCAGCCTCCAGCACATCAAGGCCGGCCTGTTCCGCCCGCTCGCCGTCACCAGCCCGCACCGTCTGAAGTCGCTGCCTGATGTGCCGACCTTCACCGAGCTCGGCTACAAGGACTTTGACGGCCAGACCTTCACCGGCCTGTTCGCGCCCGCCGGCACGCCGGCAGCTGTCGTTGAGAAGCTGCACGAGACGCTGGTCGCGATCCTGAAAGACCCCGGCGTGGTCGACAAGTTCGAGAAGCTCGGCGGCGAAGCGACGGCGATGACGCCGGACGAGTTCAAGGCCTATCTCGAGCGGGAGGATGCCAAATGGATTCCGGTCGTGCGCAAAGCCAACATCAGGGCGGATTGA
- a CDS encoding RidA family protein, whose product MSGHTRRKSIHIGGFKHANPIPNACRIGNLVMSGVILGRDAAGVMPESLDAQCANMFAHMKATVEAAGGTTDDIIKMTVWLKDRTQRGPVNVEWLKMFPDEHSRPARHALPMDNMDGGALVQCDFTAVID is encoded by the coding sequence ATGAGTGGCCACACGCGGCGCAAGAGCATCCATATCGGCGGCTTCAAGCACGCCAATCCGATTCCGAACGCCTGCCGCATCGGCAATCTCGTGATGTCCGGCGTCATCCTCGGTCGTGACGCGGCCGGCGTGATGCCGGAGAGCCTTGATGCGCAATGCGCCAACATGTTCGCGCATATGAAGGCGACCGTGGAGGCCGCCGGCGGCACCACCGACGACATCATCAAGATGACGGTGTGGCTGAAGGACCGCACGCAGCGCGGCCCCGTCAACGTCGAATGGCTAAAAATGTTTCCGGACGAGCATTCGCGCCCGGCGCGTCATGCGCTGCCGATGGACAATATGGATGGCGGCGCGCTGGTGCAGTGCGACTTCACCGCCGTGATCGACTGA
- a CDS encoding acyltransferase family protein, whose amino-acid sequence MQHELTPAVAPDQANKLLGLELLRFLTAFAILVFHYRQFAFVGDREVGLVRDQLPLYWLLAPFYGSGPYAVRMFWCISGFIFFWKYRDAIADRVLDGWRFFVLRFSRLYPLHLATLLLVALLQPLYFKANGSFFVYQDNDFMHFVLQLLMAANATSQDALSFNGPIWSVSVEVLVYFFFFVMLLATRSWLLNVALIAISLTIPGEIADCFAFFYAGGLAAMARQSLRSSPARALAVESAGWIAVVSLISGYWLTGGRLESLGLLLLLICTPMLLYSFSRDVVLPAWLQRVVEAAGNVTYSSYLLHFPIQLAIMLGFSLMQVPVPLYDGAFFGMFIGATLLASHLTYRYFEEPAQRLIRASLLPARAEAIRRPAMA is encoded by the coding sequence ATGCAGCACGAATTGACGCCAGCGGTTGCTCCTGATCAGGCAAACAAGCTTCTCGGATTGGAGCTGCTGCGCTTCCTGACGGCTTTTGCGATCCTGGTGTTTCACTATCGCCAATTCGCCTTCGTTGGTGACAGGGAAGTGGGTCTTGTCCGGGATCAGCTGCCGCTCTATTGGCTGCTGGCGCCATTCTATGGCAGCGGCCCCTATGCCGTCCGGATGTTCTGGTGCATCAGCGGCTTCATATTCTTCTGGAAGTATCGCGACGCCATCGCCGATCGGGTGCTTGATGGCTGGAGGTTTTTCGTCCTGCGGTTCTCGCGGCTCTACCCGTTGCATCTTGCGACGCTTCTGCTCGTGGCGCTGTTGCAGCCATTATATTTCAAGGCCAATGGATCGTTCTTTGTCTATCAAGACAACGATTTCATGCATTTCGTGCTGCAGTTGTTGATGGCCGCCAACGCGACGTCTCAGGATGCGCTGAGCTTCAACGGTCCGATCTGGTCGGTATCGGTCGAAGTGCTGGTCTATTTCTTCTTCTTCGTCATGTTGCTGGCGACCCGTTCCTGGTTGCTCAATGTGGCGCTGATCGCCATCAGCCTGACGATTCCTGGAGAGATCGCCGACTGCTTTGCCTTCTTTTACGCTGGCGGGCTGGCGGCGATGGCGCGCCAATCCTTGCGGTCGTCGCCCGCTCGTGCGCTGGCAGTCGAAAGCGCGGGCTGGATTGCTGTCGTGTCCTTGATCTCAGGGTATTGGCTGACGGGCGGCCGGCTGGAATCGCTCGGCTTGTTGCTGCTTCTGATCTGTACGCCGATGCTGCTTTATAGTTTCTCTCGCGACGTCGTGTTGCCGGCCTGGCTTCAGCGGGTTGTCGAGGCGGCCGGCAACGTGACTTATTCAAGCTATCTGCTGCACTTTCCAATTCAGTTGGCGATCATGCTGGGCTTTTCTCTGATGCAAGTCCCGGTTCCCCTCTATGACGGCGCGTTCTTCGGAATGTTCATCGGCGCCACGCTGCTGGCGTCGCATCTCACCTACCGCTATTTTGAAGAGCCGGCGCAGCGGCTCATCCGTGCCTCGTTGTTGCCGGCGCGCGCCGAGGCGATCCGCCGCCCCGCCATGGCCTGA
- the hpaH gene encoding 2-oxo-hept-4-ene-1,7-dioate hydratase codes for MLDIATIERLAARLDEAERTKSLIPMFTKEYPDFSIEDAYAVQRAWTKLQLGRGRIIKGHKIGLTSKAMQNAVGINEPDYGVLFADMFYADATPIPFDRFHAPRIEVELAFVLRAPLRGPDCTIFDVLNATDYVTPALEILETRMHRVDPETGKTRKVMDTISDNAANAALVLGGRPIRPMDADLRWIGALLFRNGEVEETGLAAGVLNHPANGIAWLANRLAPHDEHLKAGEVVLAGSFTRPVDIRRGDTFHADYGAFGSVSCQFV; via the coding sequence ATGCTGGATATTGCCACGATCGAACGCCTCGCCGCGCGCCTCGATGAAGCCGAGCGCACGAAATCACTGATCCCGATGTTCACAAAGGAGTATCCCGATTTCAGCATCGAGGACGCCTACGCCGTCCAGCGCGCCTGGACCAAGCTGCAGCTCGGCCGCGGACGCATCATCAAGGGCCACAAGATCGGCCTGACCTCGAAAGCGATGCAGAACGCGGTCGGCATCAACGAGCCGGATTACGGCGTGCTGTTCGCCGACATGTTCTATGCCGACGCCACGCCGATCCCGTTCGACCGCTTCCACGCGCCGCGAATCGAGGTCGAGCTCGCCTTCGTGCTGAGGGCGCCGTTGCGCGGACCGGATTGCACCATCTTCGACGTGCTCAACGCCACCGACTACGTGACCCCCGCGCTGGAGATCCTGGAGACGCGCATGCACCGCGTCGATCCCGAGACCGGCAAGACGCGCAAGGTGATGGACACGATCTCCGACAACGCCGCCAATGCCGCGCTGGTGCTCGGAGGCCGGCCGATCCGCCCGATGGATGCCGATCTGCGCTGGATCGGCGCGCTGCTGTTCCGCAATGGCGAGGTCGAGGAGACAGGGCTTGCGGCCGGCGTGCTCAACCATCCCGCCAACGGCATCGCCTGGCTCGCCAACCGCCTGGCTCCGCATGACGAGCATCTCAAAGCCGGCGAGGTCGTGCTGGCGGGATCGTTCACGCGGCCTGTCGACATCCGCCGCGGCGACACCTTCCACGCCGATTACGGCGCGTTCGGCTCGGTGTCGTGCCAATTCGTTTGA
- a CDS encoding LLM class flavin-dependent oxidoreductase, protein MIPFSVLDLAPIRQGGDAAQAFRNSLDLARHAEGWGYKRFWLAEHHNMTGIASAATSVVIGHIAGGTKTIRVGSGGIMLPNHSPLVIAEQFGTLESLYPGRIDLGLGRAPGTDQFTARALRRDLATTSENFPHDVLELQALLGEAQPNQAIRAVPGMGTKVPLWILGSSTFGAQLAAMLGLPFAFASHFAPQMMMPALREYRARFEPSAQLDKPYAMVGVNVFAADSDVEAQRMFSSLQQQFINLRRGTPGPLPPPVDDMDALWSPAEKAMVDQSLSCSAVGSPDMVEAKLKPLIAETGADELITTGQIYDHAARLHSFEIAAEVRDRLAKQPV, encoded by the coding sequence ATGATCCCCTTCTCCGTGCTCGACCTCGCCCCGATCCGCCAGGGCGGCGACGCCGCGCAGGCGTTCCGCAACTCGCTCGATCTCGCCCGGCATGCGGAAGGCTGGGGCTACAAGCGGTTCTGGCTCGCCGAGCACCACAACATGACCGGCATCGCGAGCGCGGCGACGTCGGTGGTGATCGGCCACATCGCGGGCGGCACCAAGACGATCCGCGTCGGCTCCGGCGGGATCATGCTGCCGAACCATTCGCCGCTGGTCATCGCCGAGCAGTTCGGCACGCTGGAATCGCTCTATCCCGGGCGGATCGATCTCGGGCTCGGACGGGCGCCGGGCACCGACCAGTTCACCGCGCGGGCGCTGCGGCGCGACCTCGCCACCACGTCCGAGAATTTTCCACATGACGTGCTGGAGTTGCAGGCGTTGCTCGGCGAGGCGCAGCCGAACCAGGCGATCCGCGCCGTGCCCGGCATGGGGACGAAGGTGCCGCTGTGGATTTTGGGATCGAGCACCTTCGGCGCGCAGCTTGCCGCGATGCTCGGGCTGCCATTCGCGTTTGCCTCGCATTTCGCGCCGCAGATGATGATGCCGGCGCTGCGTGAATATCGCGCGCGCTTCGAGCCATCGGCGCAGCTCGACAAGCCCTATGCGATGGTCGGCGTCAACGTGTTCGCCGCCGACAGCGACGTCGAGGCGCAGCGGATGTTCTCCTCGCTGCAGCAGCAGTTCATCAACTTACGCCGCGGCACGCCCGGGCCGCTGCCGCCGCCGGTGGACGATATGGACGCGCTGTGGTCACCGGCCGAGAAGGCCATGGTCGACCAGTCGCTGTCCTGCTCGGCAGTCGGCTCGCCCGATATGGTCGAGGCGAAGCTGAAGCCGCTGATTGCCGAGACCGGCGCGGACGAGTTGATCACCACCGGGCAGATCTACGATCACGCCGCGCGACTGCACTCGTTCGAGATCGCAGCCGAGGTGCGGGATCGGCTGGCGAAGCAGCCGGTGTGA
- a CDS encoding fumarylacetoacetate hydrolase family protein has protein sequence MRLLSYLLDGEARYGAAVEGGVVDLTRRLGRDYSDVKALIAANALADAQEAVAGQKPDYALDKLVLLPPVLAPEKLWCIGVNYAERNAEYKDNSDLPKYPSLFVRSMSSMTGSGQPLEKPKVSDQLDYEGELVIVIGQGARHIPRERAWSHIFGMTLCNEGTIRDWLRHGKFNVTQGKNFDRSGSIGPWIVTAGELDPRGPHDIVTRVNGEVRQQDTTERLMFPFDFIISYLSTFATLKPGDMIVTGTPTGAGARFDPPRWLKVGDVVEVESSRIGVLRNTVAAEQ, from the coding sequence ATGCGACTCCTGAGCTATCTCCTGGACGGCGAGGCGCGCTATGGCGCGGCCGTCGAAGGCGGCGTGGTCGATCTGACCAGGCGGCTCGGCCGCGACTATTCGGATGTGAAGGCGCTGATCGCGGCCAACGCACTCGCCGATGCGCAGGAGGCCGTCGCCGGACAAAAGCCGGACTACGCGCTGGACAAGCTCGTGCTGCTGCCGCCGGTGCTGGCGCCGGAAAAGCTCTGGTGCATCGGCGTCAACTACGCCGAGCGCAACGCCGAATACAAAGACAATTCCGACCTGCCCAAATATCCCAGCCTGTTCGTGCGCAGCATGTCGTCGATGACCGGCTCCGGCCAGCCGCTGGAGAAGCCCAAGGTTTCCGATCAGCTCGACTATGAAGGCGAGCTGGTCATCGTGATCGGGCAGGGCGCCCGCCACATCCCGCGCGAACGGGCGTGGTCGCACATCTTCGGCATGACCTTGTGCAACGAAGGCACGATCCGCGACTGGCTGCGCCACGGCAAGTTCAACGTCACGCAGGGCAAGAATTTCGACCGCTCCGGCAGCATCGGCCCGTGGATCGTCACGGCGGGCGAACTCGACCCGCGCGGTCCGCACGACATCGTCACGCGCGTCAACGGCGAGGTGCGGCAGCAGGACACGACCGAGCGGCTGATGTTTCCGTTCGATTTCATCATCTCCTATCTCTCGACCTTCGCCACTCTGAAACCCGGCGACATGATCGTGACCGGCACGCCGACGGGGGCCGGTGCGCGCTTCGATCCGCCGCGCTGGCTGAAGGTCGGCGACGTCGTCGAGGTCGAATCCAGCCGCATCGGCGTGCTGCGTAACACGGTCGCGGCGGAGCAATAA
- a CDS encoding Crp/Fnr family transcriptional regulator, which yields MAVAAPDLKAFLLATPFFGGLSEPGIDLLMSMLVERRFDGNAIVVTEGEPGRSMFIVKSGRLAVSKRANAGSVIPISVLERGDFFGEMTLIEMQNRSATVVAEVPTVLYELTAKNLYACYKADIHAYVIVLQNINRELCRRLRRADERFAGRRREDG from the coding sequence ATGGCTGTTGCTGCCCCCGATCTGAAAGCGTTCCTGCTCGCGACGCCGTTCTTCGGCGGTCTTTCCGAGCCAGGCATCGACCTCTTGATGTCGATGCTGGTCGAGCGCCGCTTCGATGGCAACGCCATCGTCGTGACGGAAGGCGAGCCGGGACGCTCGATGTTCATCGTCAAGTCCGGCCGGCTCGCGGTGAGCAAGCGGGCGAATGCGGGCAGCGTCATCCCGATTTCAGTTCTGGAGCGTGGTGATTTCTTCGGCGAGATGACACTGATCGAAATGCAGAACCGCTCCGCCACGGTGGTCGCGGAGGTGCCGACGGTGCTGTACGAGCTGACCGCCAAGAATCTCTACGCCTGCTACAAGGCCGACATCCACGCCTATGTGATCGTGCTGCAGAACATCAATCGCGAGCTGTGCCGGCGCCTGCGCCGGGCCGACGAACGATTTGCGGGGCGGCGTCGCGAGGACGGTTGA
- a CDS encoding FAD-dependent oxidoreductase, whose product MGQDGEQRAGGDVQMSRFTRPEQTFPALTPAEIERIRHFGEIRNYADGEFLFETGKPGPGMFVVLKGHVAITQRDGLGHVTPVIDQGPGQFLAELSQLSGQPALVDGRAEGDVETLLLPPDRLRALLVAEAELGERIMRALILRRVNLIQGGIGGPVLIGPSHSAGVVRLQGFLTRNGQPHHLLDPERDRDGAEVIARYSPKPEDWPLVVTASGAVLRNPNETELARAIGMIGGAKDDRIYDVAVVGCGPAGLATAVYAASEGLSVAVLDIRAFGGQAGASARIENYLGFPTGISGQALTARAFTQAQKFGADIMIPVTVKSLDCERKDGAFSVALEGSDPLRSRSVVVASGARYRRPAIESLDKFEGRGVWYWASPVEAKLCAGEEVALVGAGNSAGQAAVFLSGHAKRVLMIIRGGGLGASMSRYLIERIEATPNIELMFNTEITALEGDEAGLLRRLRWKSRLSDDEDAADIRNLFLFVGADPATSWLDGCGVTLDRGGVVVTGAQSEQNQGRLVAPLETSVPGVYAVGDVRSGSVKRVGGAIGEGAQVVASLHGYLGDAAKPAL is encoded by the coding sequence ATGGGGCAGGACGGAGAGCAACGAGCTGGTGGTGACGTGCAGATGTCGCGCTTCACCCGTCCCGAGCAGACCTTTCCGGCGCTGACGCCGGCCGAGATCGAGCGCATCAGGCATTTTGGCGAGATCCGCAATTACGCCGACGGCGAGTTCCTGTTCGAGACCGGCAAGCCCGGGCCGGGCATGTTCGTCGTGCTGAAGGGCCATGTCGCCATCACCCAGCGCGACGGTCTCGGCCACGTCACGCCGGTGATCGACCAGGGGCCGGGGCAGTTCCTGGCCGAGCTCAGCCAGCTGTCGGGACAGCCGGCGCTGGTCGATGGCCGCGCCGAGGGCGATGTCGAGACGCTGCTGCTGCCGCCGGACCGGCTGCGCGCGCTGCTGGTCGCGGAGGCCGAGCTAGGCGAGCGCATCATGCGCGCGCTGATCCTGCGACGGGTCAACCTGATCCAGGGCGGCATCGGCGGTCCCGTGCTGATCGGCCCGTCGCATTCGGCCGGCGTGGTGCGGCTGCAGGGCTTTCTCACCCGCAACGGCCAGCCGCATCATCTGCTCGATCCCGAGCGCGACCGCGACGGCGCCGAAGTGATCGCGCGTTATTCACCGAAGCCGGAAGACTGGCCGCTGGTCGTCACCGCCAGCGGCGCGGTGCTGCGCAATCCCAACGAGACCGAGCTTGCGCGCGCCATCGGCATGATCGGCGGCGCCAAGGACGACCGCATCTACGACGTCGCGGTGGTCGGCTGCGGGCCGGCCGGCCTCGCCACCGCCGTGTATGCGGCATCCGAAGGGCTGTCCGTCGCCGTGCTCGACATCCGCGCCTTCGGCGGCCAGGCCGGCGCCAGCGCGCGCATCGAGAACTATCTCGGCTTTCCGACCGGCATCTCCGGCCAGGCGCTGACTGCGCGCGCCTTCACCCAGGCGCAAAAATTCGGCGCCGACATCATGATCCCCGTCACGGTGAAATCGCTCGACTGCGAGCGCAAGGACGGCGCGTTTTCGGTGGCGCTCGAGGGCAGCGATCCCTTGCGCTCACGTTCGGTCGTGGTCGCGAGCGGCGCGCGTTATCGCCGGCCTGCCATCGAGAGTCTCGACAAGTTCGAAGGCCGCGGCGTTTGGTACTGGGCCTCGCCCGTAGAGGCGAAGCTCTGCGCCGGCGAGGAGGTGGCTCTGGTCGGCGCCGGCAATTCGGCCGGCCAAGCCGCCGTGTTCCTGTCGGGTCACGCGAAGCGCGTGCTGATGATCATCCGCGGCGGCGGCTTGGGCGCCAGCATGTCGCGCTATCTCATCGAGCGCATCGAAGCGACGCCGAACATCGAATTGATGTTCAACACGGAGATCACCGCGCTCGAAGGCGACGAGGCCGGATTGCTGCGGCGGCTCCGCTGGAAGAGCCGGCTGTCCGACGACGAGGACGCAGCCGACATCCGCAATCTCTTTCTGTTCGTCGGCGCCGATCCAGCCACCTCCTGGCTCGATGGCTGCGGCGTGACGCTCGATCGCGGCGGGGTCGTCGTCACGGGCGCGCAGTCCGAGCAGAACCAGGGCCGGCTGGTGGCGCCGCTGGAGACCTCCGTGCCCGGCGTCTATGCCGTCGGCGACGTCCGCTCCGGCTCTGTCAAGCGCGTCGGCGGCGCGATCGGCGAGGGCGCCCAGGTCGTGGCCTCCCTGCACGGCTATCTCGGCGACGCCGCAAAACCGGCGCTTTAG
- a CDS encoding flavin reductase family protein: MRIDPSEHGAERIYRLMTGIVVPRPIAWVTSLSATGVLNLAPFSAFTFVSQKPPMLAISVGRKGADYKDTAHNILDTEEYVIHIADTPLMQALHDSSVEHPPEVSEVEHLGLETVASECIKVPRLAAAPVAMECRFRQCLEFGDAKSRLIVGEVVMFHLRDGLVNDGKVETRALDPIARIGGPRYARLGEIVTLNTVFQTPKSKD; this comes from the coding sequence ATGCGGATCGACCCCAGCGAGCACGGTGCGGAGCGCATCTATCGCCTGATGACCGGCATCGTGGTGCCGCGCCCGATCGCGTGGGTCACGAGCCTGTCAGCCACGGGCGTGCTCAACCTCGCGCCGTTCAGCGCCTTCACCTTCGTCTCCCAGAAGCCGCCGATGCTCGCCATCAGCGTCGGCCGCAAGGGTGCCGATTACAAAGACACCGCGCATAACATCCTCGATACCGAGGAATACGTCATCCACATCGCCGATACGCCGCTGATGCAGGCCTTGCACGACAGCTCGGTCGAGCATCCGCCTGAAGTCAGTGAGGTTGAGCATCTCGGGCTCGAGACGGTCGCGAGCGAATGCATCAAGGTGCCGCGGCTCGCGGCCGCGCCGGTCGCGATGGAATGCCGCTTCCGCCAGTGCCTGGAATTCGGTGATGCCAAGAGCCGGCTCATCGTCGGCGAGGTCGTGATGTTCCATTTGCGCGACGGCCTCGTCAACGACGGCAAGGTCGAAACCAGGGCACTCGATCCGATCGCACGCATTGGCGGCCCGCGCTACGCCCGGCTCGGCGAGATCGTGACGCTGAATACCGTGTTCCAGACCCCCAAATCGAAAGACTGA
- a CDS encoding amidohydrolase family protein, producing the protein MPTYLPFDPNPRRPIKAPPPKTVDSQFHVLGPVDKYPERPGAAYRMPTATWEAALRMHKQLGIERGIIVQTTTYGADHAVVLDGLKAMGPNYRGCANALVFAEASDSYLAKLHDAGVRGARFSFRQELGAVLSDADFARAIARIRELGWYVKIQPEKDGIISSVAKYENLDVPVLIDHMARPDPQAGKDDPNLRKMLELLKKGNFWVMLSLGEKTSKAGAPYDDVIPIARAYIEAAVDRCVWASDWPHPVSVKQPPNDADLLELMYRYAPDQAELEKILVHNPAKLFGFPD; encoded by the coding sequence ATGCCGACCTATCTGCCGTTCGACCCCAATCCGCGCCGCCCGATCAAGGCACCGCCGCCCAAAACCGTCGACAGCCAGTTTCACGTGCTGGGCCCGGTCGACAAATATCCGGAGCGTCCCGGTGCGGCCTATCGGATGCCGACCGCGACCTGGGAAGCGGCGCTGCGCATGCACAAGCAGCTCGGCATCGAGCGCGGCATCATCGTGCAGACCACGACCTACGGCGCCGATCATGCCGTCGTGCTCGACGGGCTCAAAGCGATGGGCCCGAACTATCGCGGTTGCGCCAATGCGCTGGTGTTCGCGGAAGCCAGCGACTCCTATCTCGCCAAGCTGCATGATGCCGGCGTGCGTGGCGCGCGCTTCAGCTTCCGCCAGGAGCTCGGCGCCGTGCTGTCCGATGCCGACTTCGCCCGCGCCATCGCCCGCATCCGCGAGCTCGGCTGGTACGTCAAGATCCAGCCCGAGAAGGACGGCATCATCTCCAGCGTCGCCAAGTACGAGAACCTCGACGTACCCGTGCTGATCGACCACATGGCGCGGCCCGATCCGCAGGCCGGCAAGGACGATCCGAATCTGCGCAAGATGCTGGAGCTGCTCAAGAAGGGCAATTTCTGGGTGATGCTGTCGCTCGGCGAGAAAACCTCGAAGGCCGGCGCGCCCTATGACGACGTGATCCCGATTGCGCGCGCCTATATCGAAGCGGCCGTCGACCGCTGCGTCTGGGCCAGCGACTGGCCGCATCCGGTCTCCGTCAAGCAGCCGCCGAACGACGCCGATCTGCTCGAGCTGATGTACCGCTACGCGCCGGACCAGGCTGAGCTGGAGAAGATCCTGGTGCACAATCCGGCAAAGCTGTTCGGCTTTCCGGATTGA